GCCCTAGAGAGCAAGGAGAGCCTCAGTTTTATGTCTCATCTGAAGCACTGCACCTTTGATAGTGCAGCGCTGCCTCAGGACTGCACTGGATTGCCAGCCCACAGTTTGTGCACAAATGTGGGTGTGGGATTTGGATCCATGACCTTTTAACTCAGGGGAAGCAGCATCAACCAATAAGACAATAAGACAGTAGCAGATATGAATATCAGCTAGCTCATTCCAGAATAATTACTGGAAACTGGGAGCTTCTGGTCGTTTTGTCTCAGTATTGCAGTAGGTGGAGCTTCTAACTACGGACCTATTGGGAGGAGCAGGGATGTGAGGGAGCAGTTTGTTTTGTAGATTCTTCAGGATTAATCCCTTGGTAACTAAAATGATTTCTAAGCCAGAAGCACATGTTTTTGGGCACAAGAGATTCTGTACAGCATCGGGGCCAGAGAATGGACACcgggcaaaagatggaaaattgaaAGCAGGTGATGACGTCGTCCTCTTGATCACTCAGATCTggaataagaaagaaaaaaaattaacaaataacTTACTTTTCCAAACCTGCACACCTATCATCCAGAAGGACAACTCAGAGGAGAGCAAGCCCTTCCGGGGAAGCCCAGTCCAGCCTATCTGGAGACCCATGGTTAAAGGAGACTGTAATTCTTTATGTTTGTTCTACTTTATACTAAGAAGGGACATGTTGTTTAACTTTCAACTTTTTTATTTTCTACTTTGCATCTCAGATTTTGTGTCCAAGTACCTTTGTAAATAAGGTGGTGCCAGGTATAGTGACTtgttacacttttcactgtactcctgtatccttGTACTACTAAATTCTAAAATCTGAAACACacggaaacaccaccacctgcaagttgtcCTAACATCCTAACCTGGACATACATTGGCTGTACAATCAGTGTTGCTAGATTGAACATGTACCAGAGTTATAATGGGTTTTTCATTCTGTGAAAATGACTTGCTTTTTTAAAGAAGGACAGAAAATTGTTTTCTGAACCGAGAGTTTAAAACAACCTTTTTGAGAAAGCCAATGGGTAGACAATTGCTGGGCGTTTTCCATGTGGACTTCTTACAACCTACACAAAAACAGATGGCCAGGGGCCACAAACAGGTTGAGTTCAGAAGAAAAAATTCATTCCAGCAGAAGGGCAGTTTTTAGTTTGTGTCTTCAGGCCATGAGAAAACATGGAAACAAGTTTAATTTGAGCAACCTGAAAGTAGTCAGTCAGAGAAAAATCTGTGAATTTGCCTGTTTGGGTGTCTCCTGAAGAGACAGTGAGAGCGAAACTCACATCAGGTAATGTGCGGTAAGTTGCCAAGAGGAAAACTTACGACCTTGTCAGTTTAGTGAGAACTTTTAAAGTGAAGCTAGGAGTGATACGTTGCTGGGGTTGAGTTTCTGTACAGGATATTACTGGGAAAAAGGGTCAAAACTTTTTATTGTTTatgataaaatattttaaaattgtaatatATATATAGCTTTGATTTTGATCGTTTGTGTAACAAACGTACATTATTTTATTAAAGGTGCATTGACATTTTTTGTGTGATAATGTTCAGTGAGTATCCCCCACAATGCAAAACTTATGGTCTTCAAACCATTTCACTCTGAAGGAGCTAATTGCTGCAGTTGCTGGaagctgtactgaaaacaacagtGTAGGAAAtcatagtaggtcaggcagcatggttgaagagaaagcaagctaacgttttaaGTCTAGACTTCACATCAGTTCTGGTGAAGAGTcagctagactcgaaacattggctttctctctcttcatggacgctgcttgacctgctgtgatttccagcattttttgtttttatttcactgtgaaatctGACTTATCTGGTAACACCACCAGCTGGTATCataccaccaccatcttctcaagggcattaaGGTGGAACAATAAATGTAGTCATAGCCAACAATGCCCAATCCAAATAGTGATTTATTTTCCTCATTCAGGACCTCAAATATTattactttgatttttaaaatgggcCTTTAAATCTGTATTTTGGGTTTAAACCACACTATTGGCATTTAAAATCCCCATTAGCAAACTGCATGGACTGAGCCAATGCACAATGATGACTTGGTTTATCAGGAGGTCCACAAAGTGAAACTTGCTCCCCTGCTTTCCCCACTCTGTATTATTATGTTTCCCCTCAACTAACAATCATTGTTAATCAATCattgattttactttttattctCCCTAAATGGCTGGAAGTTTGTCTTCTGCAAAGGTATGATTAATCAGCTAAGTGCCAATAACGGAGCCCTTGCTGTGATTTGGCCACATTATTGTCTGTTATATGTATCTTAAATAAGCTTAGAACATCTTTACCTCATGCAAAAGAAAAAGTCGGAATTAGTCAGAGAGACGATTTCTTAGATCTTTCAATCTTGGATAAGGATGCCTCCCACTTAATGAGGTGGACATTTGTTTCAAATCTAATTGTGAGTTCCTCTCCTGCTTTGATGAGACTGAGCTGGACCGACAGCAGCTTCTCAGTACTTGCACAAACACCTTGCGGAACTGTTTCGAGGTCATGTTGTAAAGAAGAGGGTTGATTGCAGAGCTGAGGTAATAGAAAGTGTTGGTAATGGGCTGCATGGTCTGATATAATCTGTAGTAATATTCTGTCCATTGGGTTTTGGATTTCATTGCCGTCATTATGCGCCGGGCTTGGAATGGAAGCCAACAAATGGCCAAGGCTGCAACGATACATCCTGCACAGAAAAGCGATACATTGTTACAGTAAGTGCAGCCAAACCTAAATGACTCTTCTTCATTAAACCGTCTTTTCTAACAGATTAGGTTTACACCCTGCAATCACTTCTTTTAAGTTTTGTacttttgcattttatttctgcTTTATTTTTGCTTATAAGAGCTTCTGTATGAAACTtgcattgaatttttaaaagttactttgTAGCCACTAATTCTGATTGTGCCCTGATTAAACCAACTCATTACTCAATTATATAAATGTGTTATAAATCAAAGAACAATTATGCAGACTGTTGGTGTTCTGATGGGCTGTCTTATAGGGCCAGATAGTCAATATCTTTGGCACTTGAATCCTTACCCTTGTCTTAAGAATGTCCTATTGAAGTGCCCTAAAGAGGATAGCAGATGTTTCCCACAGCAGGCAAGGAAAGACCATTACCCAGTACTTCACTCGAGACCTCTCAGTGATCAGATCCAGACATGGCTGCCTGAGCTCCACGCTTGGCTGACTTTGTGAAAGCCGTGTTAGTGAGCTATGTCACTGGTTATGCAGCTCAAGCAGGAAGCTGCGTGTGCACTGAGCTAGAGTTGATGCCTTCATGCTTGGGTGCCAGATATGCCACTCACGCCATATGGTTTCTCGTGCCAGACAAACAGAACTCATTATGAAACTGCACCTCACAATCAAAGCAGGATTATTTCTGCAGCAAAATGCAATGAGTGGAGGACAGtaacacaatagaaatgtggttAAATGATCTCAGTCACAAATGGTCTCTGCGCATAACTGATATAGAAACTACTCaagttggcacagtggttagcactgctgcctcacagtgccagagacccgggttcaattcccgccttaggcgactgactgtgtggagtttgcacattctccccgtgtctgcgtgggtttcctccgggtgctccggtttcctcccacagtccaaaaatgtgcaggtcaggtgaattggccatgctaaattgcccgtagtgttaggtaaggggtaaaggtaggatcatgggtgggttgcacttcggcgggatggtatggacttgttgggccgaagggcctgtttccacactgtaagtaatctaatctaatctaagactatgagaaatagggacaggagcaggccattcagccccttgagcctgttctgccattcaacaggatcatggctcaTCCAACATTCCtcccatccactttcctgcattttccctgtaactttgattccccaactgatcgagaatctatctccaccttaaatatacacaagaattCTGCCCCAGAGCtccctgtggcaaggagttccaaagactcaaaaacctctgagagaagaaattcctcctcatcagtcttaaattggtgcccctttattctgagactatgccctctggtcctagactctcccatgaggaaaacatcctctcagtactgaccctgtcaagcccctcaagaattatatgtttcaataagatcatctctcagttTTCTAAAGTCCAAACAGTAGAGTCCCaagctgtttagcctttgctcataagacaatccctccataccatcATCTCCATCTGACTAAGAGTAGTGGTGTTGTTAATGCGCAGCCAGATTAAAACCGACTTAATCTTGCTATCATGCTTTCAGTACTTTAAAATCAATTGGCAGTATAGTACAGGCAGTGCCTGGGTTGTGAATGGGCTCCATTCTGGGTTGGCAAGGCGCTTTGTCAGCAAGATGGGAACACGTTTTAGATTATGTAAAGcagctgaaaacaacaaatggagGCGATCACAGCgggccagacagcatccatggagatagagcaagctaacgttttgtgTCTCGATGTCTCTTCATCAGATTGTAAAACAGCTGTTCGTAAGTACAGGAAACACTCATAGGTCGGTTCCATAAAATTATACCCTGTGTGAGATCGCTTTCGTAAATATGATTATTTGTCAGTCGGATGTTGGTAAATCGGGGGCCCATGTAATGGTAAATGCGCCAAATTAACATTTCTCCAGAAGATGGTGCTATTACCACAAAAGTAATCAGAATGCTTCTTATTCTCCAGATGTCCTACCTCAACCTCCCCTCAGCTGTCACAACAAACATTAGTTATTCCATATAACTTAAACAACGACATCGGAGGTGGCTAAGTACTTAAAGTAAAACTTGTATTCGTATAGCGCTTTCGAAAGACtttacaatcactgaatcaatttttaaatgtgATCGTTGCTGTAATATAAAAACTGtagcaaccaatttgtgcacagcaagattccacaaatagCGATTGTATAAGTGATCAGATTTAGTGACATTTTAGTGATGTTGGTCCAGAGATACATATTGTTCAGGACATATATGCTCTTCCTTGTCCATCTCGTAGACCAGATGGCGCCTAGTTTGAAagacagtatctctgacagtgcagcatctctatctctttctcagCCTTTAGAACACCCCTCAAAGTCCACTGTCCTTGGGTGGCTCAATATGAATTATTGTCTGATAACCCGCCAGCGATCAAGTATGGCACACGTTACCGCAGTAAAGGCGCTTTGTAAATGCAAATTTCTGTTGTTAAATCGTTTGCCACAATTAATCTCGATATGCCAAATGTCCAAAGAATCAGTCAAAGTAATTAGCTACATGACTACTTCCTGACTCCCCTCCGTTTTCTCAAGACGTTCTGCTCCCTACCCTCCACAAGAAAACGCTCAAGATTTCCGAACATGAATTGCAAATTTCTCGACATAATACTCACCCACCAGCACCACATTTTGCCTCCTGATCTCTTTAAACGTGGGCAGGAGTCTTCCTGTGGAGTTTATTCTGTTAAGTGCAACAGGTACGGGTCGGTGTTTGAGGAGGGTTTTAATCATCTGTCTGCAGGTAAAGGCAACGAGCAGGAGAACGAGGATGTAGAGAGAAAAGGAGACATAAATCACCAGATCAAAGATGGCCTTTCGTCCAGAAATGTTGGTGCAGATGTACAAGGGCGGTAAGGGTTGGCTTCCAGATGTGAAGGGCTTCCAAGCATCTTCCACACCAATTGCAAAAGCAGCAGGGAGCCCTGTGATAATAGCTATTCCCCAGACCATACCAATTAGCTTCTTGGTTCTTGATGTTGCCATGACCTTGGCTTGCACTGGGTGACAGATAGCCAGATAACGTTCCAAACTAAACGCCAAGACATTGAAGATGGTCGCGTAGCTGCATACTTCCCAGAGGAAGTAGAAACCTTTGCAGCCAACGTTCCCAATGGGCCAGGGATACGGGCACCAGATGATGCTATACAACTCAATGGGTAGGCCCAGGGTTAGGATGAGGAGGTCTGAGcaagccatgctgaccatgtgGCACCTTAAGCAGCTCTGTATGCAGCCTTTACTCTTTAAGATCCCAATGACCCAGATCACCAGGACGTTCCCGATCAGTCCCGAAACTAAGATGGAGCCATATGTGGCCGAAGTCGCCACTTTAGCGGCGAAGCTCATCACAATGGGGCTGGGGCTCTCTGTACCCACAGTGGGGTAGagacctcctccacctcctgtacTGTTCATGCCTCTCCCAGACTGTAGACCAGCCTTGGCAGTGCCAATGGCAATCCTTTCAGCGCCAGTCTCGACTCGCTGCCCCTTCGTGAACTTCagttgcacccccccccccctccccccgccccccgtCCGGGTTCCTCCGCCTCAGTTTGTCTGAGATCTCGGGCTTTCTCTGATCtttgtccagagtgtggtgctggaaaagctcagcaggtcgggcagcatccgaggagcaggagagtcgacgtttcgggcaaaggcggAGTTTCTCTGATCTTCCCCGATGCAGGCGGTTTCAGGCTCTCGGTGAAGCCGGGACACCAGATCCCTTTCTGCCGGGACACCGGATCCCCGCCCGTCCACAAGGTCTCTGGGATCTTGGGGATCCCGATCCCAACCGATCCCTCTGTCTTCAATCAGCGGATCCCTGCCCCTCTGGATCTATCCTTGGGAATCTCTCCGCTATGTCCCAGTGGGTTCTGTGCGATCCCTCGATGTCACTGGGATCCACTGGGTCGGGAACtttgagggaggggagagagttTGAGGGCGGAGCTGCCGGGACTGCATTTTCAGGAGGATTTTCAGTTCGCTTTCCTGCATAATCTCAAATGTTTGCAGGGTATAGTAACGACTCTcgatatttttgttttaattgtcgGATTTATTGGCGCTTTCATTAATAAAAGAGAAAACATCGGAGTAAAAACTATGCTGAACGTGTCTCCTGGCAGTTACGGTATAACTCCATTCAATAATTGCAAAACAAGGGAAAGGGGGTCGAATTTCCCTTTTATTGGGGCCAGTTTAATCAAGAGAATGCGATCAATCTTTTTGAAAGGAAGACCATTGCCGAGGCTCCGACAACAGGGAGTGGGGCTGGTACAGGTCTGAccgactgaatggcctccctccgTGCTGCATCTTTGGATGGTGCTGTTCCATTCAGCCTCTTCAAATGGCGCGCATCTGAAACTCCTGTGAAGTTATTGTAACAGGTGGAACTCTCAGGCAGAGGACAGCAGCCCCTGAGGTGCCCGCTGGGAGTAAGAAAAATCACCAATTTCTGGTCCCATGGCCATTCTTTACTCCCccgccccccacacacacacattaacttCACAAAAACATTTTATCTGGTCATCAGcagattgctgtttgtgggagctttctgtgcACAGATTGGATCCCGCATTTCCTGCATTACTCCAGGGACCTGAGCAACGTTGAGGCACCTGCTGAAAACAAAGGCTCGgtttaaatgcaaatatttccttCTGTTTCCAAACTATAGGGTATGGGTCTACAGTGACATGTTTATCTCTGAAGGGTGAGATCCCCCTGTGCAGGGTGACTGTGGGAGTCTCGTGTGGGGCAGTCTGACATTTCTCAGGCTGGAATTTCCGTCTCTCATGCACCAAGTGTGATATAATCCAGTGCAGTGTGAAACCATCCAGATTACCTGGACGCTTTATTTAAAACCAATAGACATCTCTCTAGTTCGCAAAGTGTCCGGGAGACTCGGCATGTCCTGAAATTATCCTCCCCTCGCACTCATGATTTTTGAGAAGTCTTTACTCTCAAAGTCTTACAGAGATATCCATCTGGGAACTCACCTACGTGAGTGGTGTTGCGTTCTCAACTtgcctcctgtcagacagagTAGTCTGCAGTATAACTCCGGTTCATCTGGCTGTAAGTCAGTTGCATAGACAGCACTCTCTAGCGAGGATCAACATTAAGCAGCGTCAGGAAatattatctctccaccctggaggctcccagcctcattcctgatgaagggcttttgcccgaaacgtcgattttcctgctcctcggatgctgcctgaccggctgtgtttttccagcaccactctaatcttgactcaggaaatataagcactaccgcagctAGGCGGGGGTAATTAAAGTGTGGGGGGTAATAAAcaaccagttcggccaaacgaatgagagtgtcggtggaggggtactgttgggaacgtctggcaCTACCGCAGCTAGGCGGGGGTAATTAAAGTGTGGGGGGtaataaacaaaaacaggagggtcagacatgctgttcattctgagagctggctctgagggagctgggtcagtgtgagtgaaggACCCTGCTCTTTAAAATACATAAACACCGTCGGGAGTAAACGAGGTATATGTGGAGCTTAAGGTTTTGAAACcgcatattttctgttttcaatctATGACATCGGAATAAACAACAACTTCAACATTTACAGATATTTTCCTGCATGTAGTCGGGCTAAAGCTAAAATCAAAACCctaattgtggtggacagaacgcAAGGCAGAATTGTACAACACATCAAAACATTGCTTTCTGTACAGAAGGTGGAGATAAAGATTTATATGCATTTATACAGCGCCAGAGACATCTAGGATGACTGAAAATGATTTTGTATCCAGTTAAGTCCCTATGAAGTATTGTCACTTTTTACGTACATCAATAATGCAGAGGAAGCAGTTACAAAGGGAGGATGAAGTTAACAAGCTATTTCAGCAGACACGGTGTGATTGATTGTAATGCCACCAGGAATGAATACTTCAAGCTGAGAGCTCAGTCTGTCGGTGATCATACTcatagtcatagggatgtacagcacggaaacagacccttcagtccaactcatgcatgctggCCAGAtgtcttaaataaatctagtactatttgccagcatttggcccatacccctctaaacacttcctattcatatggcttttaaatgttgtaattgaattgaattgactttattgtcacgtgtaccaaggcactgtgaaaagctttgtcttgcgagcaatacaggcagatcacagagttaaatagcatagataagtaaataatagggaaacagcagcaaaaacaaaaacacaggtacaggggaatgttaagaatttgtgaatCCAGTCGGTATTCTAACATCagtagggaagaaactgtttcaaaatcggctggtgtgtgtgtttaggcttctgtaccttctccccgatggtagaggttgtagaaaaacattgccaggacgGGATGGATGCTTGAGAattctggcagcctttccttcacagcaggcctggtagatggattctatagttgggaggttggcctttgtgattgtccaggccaagtacaccactctctgcaactgtttccgatcttgaatggtacagttgccataccagggagttatacatccagacagaatgctctcgatggtgcacctataaaagttggcaagggtattcgtcgTCATGccaagaagagacattgttgggcctttgtaaccagtgtgtctctccctgacatatgcttccttctttttcataaccaaaccctcaatttctctcgtcatccagcattccctacacctaccagcctttcctttcaccctaacaggaatatgctgtctctggactctcatctcatttctgaaggattcccattttccagcagtccttttacctgcgaacatctgaccccaatcagcttttgaaagttcttgcctaataccatcaacattggcctttttccaaattaaaacttcaactttcaaatctggtctatccttttccatcaatatttaaaatctaatagaattatggtcactggccccaaagtgctcccctactgacacctcagtcacctgccctgagtTATTCCCCAAGAA
This genomic window from Chiloscyllium plagiosum isolate BGI_BamShark_2017 chromosome 33, ASM401019v2, whole genome shotgun sequence contains:
- the LOC122539766 gene encoding G-protein coupled receptor 39-like, coding for MSFAAKVATSATYGSILVSGLIGNVLVIWVIGILKSKGCIQSCLRCHMVSMACSDLLILTLGLPIELYSIIWCPYPWPIGNVGCKGFYFLWEVCSYATIFNVLAFSLERYLAICHPVQAKVMATSRTKKLIGMVWGIAIITGLPAAFAIGVEDAWKPFTSGSQPLPPLYICTNISGRKAIFDLVIYVSFSLYILVLLLVAFTCRQMIKTLLKHRPVPVALNRINSTGRLLPTFKEIRRQNVVLVGCIVAALAICWLPFQARRIMTAMKSKTQWTEYYYRLYQTMQPITNTFYYLSSAINPLLYNMTSKQFRKVFVQVLRSCCRSSSVSSKQERNSQLDLKQMSTSLSGRHPYPRLKDLRNRLSD